One window of Rasiella rasia genomic DNA carries:
- a CDS encoding polysaccharide biosynthesis/export family protein has protein sequence MRNFIIVLLLAFCFFSCATKKEIIYFQDADNLNATETAQYFDPKIEPNDILYISVSALDEEVLKPYRRSIDMQNTVSDNQLQGYLVGSDGTIQYPGLGAISVVGNTRTEVITALTTELSKFVKDIVVDVRIINFKVTVLGEVNNPGVYVIKDERVTIPQAIGLAGDFTADGKRETVTIIREENGSQKVTKVDFTKTEFFSSPYYFLKQNDIVYVEPSLKGVKKSGFIPDIPAVLSVVTIVLSAVILITR, from the coding sequence ATGAGAAATTTTATCATCGTTTTACTATTGGCATTCTGTTTTTTTTCCTGCGCCACCAAAAAGGAAATTATTTACTTCCAAGATGCCGATAACTTAAACGCTACAGAAACGGCGCAATATTTTGATCCTAAGATTGAACCAAATGATATTTTATATATCTCTGTTTCGGCATTAGATGAAGAAGTTTTAAAGCCATACAGACGATCAATAGACATGCAAAATACGGTGTCAGACAATCAACTACAAGGATATTTAGTTGGCTCTGATGGAACAATACAATATCCAGGATTGGGAGCCATTTCTGTAGTTGGAAATACTAGAACCGAAGTGATTACAGCACTCACTACAGAGCTTTCTAAATTTGTTAAAGATATTGTAGTAGATGTACGTATTATTAACTTTAAAGTTACAGTCCTTGGCGAAGTAAATAACCCAGGCGTTTATGTTATTAAAGACGAACGAGTTACCATACCGCAAGCCATTGGTTTGGCTGGTGATTTCACTGCAGATGGTAAGCGCGAGACGGTAACCATAATTAGAGAAGAAAATGGATCACAAAAGGTAACGAAGGTCGATTTTACAAAGACTGAGTTTTTTAGTAGTCCGTATTATTTCCTCAAACAAAATGATATTGTTTATGTAGAACCTTCACTGAAAGGAGTTAAAAAATCAGGTTTTATTCCAGATATCCCAGCTGTTTTATCGGTTGTTACAATTGTTTTAAGTGCCGTAATTTTAATTACAAGATAA
- a CDS encoding DegT/DnrJ/EryC1/StrS family aminotransferase: MNNKIYLSSPHMGGTEQKYVKEAFDQNWIAPLGPNVTGFETAIESYLGGENKVAALSSGTAAIHLGLILLGVSKGDEVICQSFTFSASANPIVYQGATPVFVDSEQETWNMCPKHLEEAIKDRIRKGKKPKAIIAVHLYGMPFNVDAILAIANTYEIPVLEDSAEALGSTYNGQKCGTFGSIGILSFNGNKIITTSGGGALVTKDNALKERAIFLATQARDNAPHYQHSNIGYNYRLSNICAGIGRGQMEVLDKHIELRREMNKFYTSLFSNQEGVSVFTEPTTDYFSNHWLSCITVTPETAGFTAEDIRLAMAEDNIECRPLWKPMHLQPIFKDAPYYGTNFAETLFENGLCLPSGSNLSDAERQRIRTALRPFV, encoded by the coding sequence ATGAATAATAAAATCTACCTTTCTTCACCCCATATGGGCGGGACAGAACAAAAGTATGTCAAAGAAGCATTTGACCAGAATTGGATTGCACCATTAGGACCAAATGTAACAGGTTTTGAAACAGCTATAGAGTCTTATCTAGGAGGAGAAAACAAAGTTGCAGCCTTAAGTTCAGGAACTGCAGCCATACACTTAGGGCTTATCTTGTTAGGCGTCTCTAAAGGAGATGAAGTAATTTGCCAAAGTTTTACTTTTTCCGCCTCTGCAAATCCAATAGTATATCAAGGAGCAACGCCAGTGTTCGTAGATAGTGAGCAGGAAACATGGAATATGTGCCCAAAACATCTAGAGGAGGCAATAAAAGATAGAATTCGTAAAGGAAAAAAACCAAAGGCGATTATCGCTGTTCATCTATACGGCATGCCTTTTAATGTAGATGCAATACTAGCTATTGCCAATACTTACGAAATCCCAGTTCTAGAAGATAGTGCTGAAGCATTAGGAAGCACCTATAACGGACAAAAATGTGGAACCTTTGGCTCAATTGGTATTCTAAGCTTTAATGGAAATAAAATTATTACAACCTCTGGAGGTGGAGCATTAGTTACAAAAGATAATGCGTTGAAGGAGCGCGCTATTTTCTTAGCAACACAAGCAAGAGATAACGCACCCCATTATCAACATTCTAACATCGGGTATAACTACAGGCTTAGCAATATTTGTGCGGGAATTGGTCGTGGTCAAATGGAGGTGTTAGACAAGCATATAGAATTGCGAAGAGAAATGAACAAATTCTACACATCACTTTTTTCTAATCAGGAAGGGGTGTCTGTGTTTACAGAGCCAACTACAGATTATTTTTCTAATCACTGGTTAAGCTGTATCACCGTTACTCCAGAGACCGCAGGATTTACTGCAGAAGATATTCGTCTTGCTATGGCAGAAGACAATATAGAGTGCAGACCATTATGGAAACCTATGCATTTACAGCCTATCTTTAAGGATGCTCCTTATTACGGAACGAATTTTGCTGAAACCCTCTTTGAGAACGGATTGTGTCTACCGTCAGGTTCAAATCTTTCAGATGCTGAACGACAACGAATTAGGACGGCTTTAAGACCTTTCGTATAG
- a CDS encoding glycosyltransferase, translating into MKVLHIINSMATGGAEKLLHDAIPALNKSGVTTDLLLLNGTSQPFLKALQEHNDFNIYTLTKGSVYNPLLIIKIIPFLRKYDIAHVHLFPALYFVVFAKLVSFSRIKLLYTEHSTSNKRRNNTIFKLFDRFVYRRYEYIVTISTEVKLLLKKHLGKTQVQFRTINNGVAIDFFANTLKSKRTDFGISNDTKIIIHVARFTHQKDQDTLIRSVSYIQGPVVLLLVGEGYTKPKMEELVETLDLKDKVQFLGVRTDVASLLSMADVAVLSSNHEGLSLSSLEAMASGTPLVASNVTGLKNLVHGAGVLFQHKDEIDLANKVTKLLANPSYYTETVKTGLKRVSKFTLEEMIVSHINLYEEVCLEKN; encoded by the coding sequence ATGAAAGTTCTGCACATTATAAATAGTATGGCTACTGGCGGCGCGGAAAAATTACTGCATGATGCTATTCCAGCACTTAATAAAAGCGGAGTTACAACAGATTTATTGTTATTAAATGGGACAAGTCAGCCTTTTCTAAAAGCCCTTCAAGAGCATAATGATTTTAACATATATACACTTACTAAAGGAAGCGTATACAATCCGTTACTCATTATCAAAATCATACCGTTTTTGAGAAAGTATGATATTGCTCATGTCCATCTTTTTCCTGCCTTGTATTTTGTGGTCTTTGCTAAACTAGTCTCTTTTTCGAGAATAAAATTATTGTACACAGAACATAGTACCTCTAACAAAAGGCGAAATAATACCATTTTTAAATTATTCGATCGGTTCGTTTACCGCAGATACGAGTACATTGTTACAATTTCTACAGAGGTAAAACTCTTATTAAAAAAGCATCTTGGTAAAACTCAAGTTCAATTCAGAACCATAAACAATGGGGTTGCTATAGATTTCTTTGCGAATACTTTAAAATCGAAGAGGACTGATTTTGGGATTTCAAACGACACAAAAATAATTATTCATGTTGCGCGTTTTACGCATCAAAAAGACCAAGACACCCTCATTAGAAGTGTTTCGTACATTCAAGGTCCTGTTGTGCTATTGCTAGTAGGCGAAGGATATACAAAACCAAAGATGGAAGAGTTGGTAGAAACATTAGACTTAAAAGATAAAGTACAATTTTTAGGAGTACGAACAGATGTAGCATCATTATTAAGCATGGCAGATGTAGCTGTTTTATCCTCTAACCATGAAGGTCTTTCACTGTCTAGTTTAGAAGCTATGGCTTCAGGAACCCCTTTGGTAGCATCAAATGTTACTGGACTTAAAAACTTGGTACACGGTGCCGGTGTATTGTTTCAGCATAAAGATGAAATAGACTTGGCAAATAAAGTCACTAAATTGCTTGCCAATCCGTCTTATTATACTGAAACTGTAAAAACTGGGCTAAAAAGAGTTTCTAAATTTACGTTAGAAGAAATGATCGTATCACACATCAACTTGTATGAAGAAGTATGTCTAGAGAAAAACTAA
- a CDS encoding acetyltransferase, translated as MKDITVIGGGGHCFALVELIRSGGLFRVVKVVDKTPKAKTILDVPMYESTGKEIEDTHIAIAIGDNKIRKIIAENLTTNCPIFIHDSAVCYPSAQFGKGIQVLPNAVIDADVSIGDFSIINNNATVSHNSKISAFCHVAIGAAISGGCTIGEGVLVGARSVILPNISVGKWATIGAGAVVTKDVPSGATVVGNPAKIIKTNHE; from the coding sequence ATGAAAGATATTACTGTAATAGGTGGCGGCGGACACTGTTTTGCGCTGGTTGAGTTAATTCGATCTGGAGGGTTGTTTCGCGTTGTTAAAGTTGTAGATAAAACGCCTAAAGCTAAAACAATTCTTGACGTACCTATGTATGAGAGTACTGGTAAGGAAATTGAAGATACACATATTGCAATTGCAATAGGCGACAATAAGATTCGAAAAATAATTGCTGAAAATTTAACTACAAACTGCCCTATTTTTATTCATGATTCTGCCGTTTGTTATCCGTCGGCTCAATTTGGAAAAGGTATTCAGGTATTACCAAACGCAGTGATAGATGCAGATGTTAGTATTGGTGACTTTTCAATTATAAATAATAACGCAACAGTAAGCCATAACAGTAAAATTTCAGCATTTTGTCATGTTGCCATTGGCGCTGCTATCTCTGGAGGATGCACAATTGGAGAAGGGGTATTGGTTGGAGCGAGAAGCGTAATTTTGCCTAATATTTCCGTAGGAAAATGGGCTACTATTGGCGCTGGTGCTGTGGTAACTAAAGATGTGCCAAGTGGGGCTACAGTTGTTGGGAATCCTGCAAAAATTATTAAAACAAACCATGAATAA
- a CDS encoding glycosyltransferase family 4 protein, with protein MSREKLIRITTIPLSLEKLLEGQLGYMQQFFDVTGIAAEKERLEKYGANEGVATHHIALTREITPIKDLKAVYKLYTFLRKERPAIVHTHTPKAGIVGMMAAYFARVPNRLHTVAGLPLLEASGFKRIVLNAVEKLTYRFATGVYPNSNGLRQIIIEENFTSPTKLKVLGQGSSNGIDTSYFSSEIFTESQNIQKRKELNIPDDDFVFVFVGRIVRDKGINELVEAFARVQRKHPNCTLLLVGPFEDDLDPVSEETRTTINTHQKIITVGYQADVRPFFAISNALVFPSYREGFPNVVMQAGAMGLPAIVSNINGCNEIISESVNGFIVEPKQITPLENAMTTVLTDKAKYKTLQSNVRAEIVSRYERKHMWQLLHQEYKELLKKN; from the coding sequence ATGTCTAGAGAAAAACTAATACGAATTACAACCATACCCTTGTCACTCGAGAAATTACTCGAAGGACAACTTGGTTATATGCAACAGTTTTTTGATGTCACTGGTATTGCGGCAGAAAAAGAGCGCCTAGAAAAATATGGCGCTAACGAGGGCGTAGCAACTCACCACATTGCGTTAACAAGAGAAATTACACCTATTAAAGACCTTAAAGCAGTTTATAAACTCTATACGTTTTTAAGAAAAGAACGTCCCGCAATCGTACATACCCACACACCAAAAGCAGGAATTGTTGGGATGATGGCTGCTTATTTTGCCAGAGTACCAAATAGATTGCATACCGTCGCTGGCTTACCGCTGTTAGAGGCAAGCGGATTTAAACGTATTGTGTTAAATGCCGTTGAAAAACTAACGTATCGTTTTGCAACAGGTGTTTATCCAAACTCTAATGGATTACGCCAAATTATTATTGAAGAAAATTTTACCAGCCCAACTAAACTTAAAGTTTTAGGCCAAGGAAGCTCTAACGGAATAGACACAAGTTATTTTTCTTCGGAAATATTCACCGAATCGCAAAATATTCAGAAACGGAAGGAATTGAACATTCCTGATGACGATTTTGTGTTTGTCTTTGTAGGTCGCATAGTTAGGGATAAAGGCATTAACGAGCTAGTAGAAGCCTTTGCTAGGGTGCAACGAAAACACCCAAACTGTACACTACTACTAGTAGGGCCGTTTGAAGATGACTTAGATCCTGTTTCCGAAGAAACCAGAACTACAATCAACACACATCAAAAAATTATAACGGTGGGATATCAAGCAGATGTGCGTCCTTTTTTTGCTATTAGCAATGCCTTAGTTTTTCCTAGTTACCGTGAAGGATTCCCAAATGTAGTAATGCAAGCAGGTGCCATGGGACTTCCAGCCATAGTTAGCAACATAAACGGATGTAATGAAATTATTTCTGAAAGCGTTAATGGTTTCATCGTAGAACCAAAACAAATTACCCCATTAGAAAATGCCATGACTACCGTTTTAACAGATAAGGCGAAATATAAAACCTTACAAAGCAACGTTAGAGCAGAAATTGTATCACGTTATGAGCGAAAACATATGTGGCAATTATTACATCAGGAGTATAAAGAACTATTGAAAAAAAACTGA
- a CDS encoding glycosyltransferase, with the protein MKVLHVINSLAAGGAEKLVSELTSALSETCEVSLFTFQNSQDIFRENLGGNVHFYSVAEGGFFSIKKLRVLSKLIKQHDVIHAHLFPTFYIVAFLSLFRRRKKFIYTEHNTHNKRRKWFFWLLEKWVYARYNTIICISKGVEKSLQNWIGIATNTKIITNFVDLEKIAGISKKKTMLPDVSNSVPLVMVGSFSEQKDQETLVKTISVLPEQYLLLLIGDGPKRVFVEEQVAKLKLTQRVFFLGIQKDVISILKHCKYGILSSNWEGFGIVALEYMASGLIALGTDVSGLNEVIRVKENLFTVGNHQQLANRIVAIETNEGLTKTIESKQNSLILDFDIAASVKQHLEVYKLS; encoded by the coding sequence ATGAAAGTGCTTCACGTCATAAATTCTTTAGCAGCTGGAGGAGCAGAGAAGTTAGTTTCTGAGCTAACATCTGCACTTTCTGAAACGTGTGAAGTAAGCCTATTTACATTTCAAAATTCTCAAGATATATTTCGAGAGAATTTGGGGGGCAATGTGCATTTTTATTCTGTTGCTGAAGGAGGGTTTTTCAGCATAAAAAAATTGAGAGTACTATCCAAGCTAATAAAGCAGCATGATGTAATACATGCCCATCTTTTTCCTACATTTTATATAGTAGCATTCCTTTCGCTTTTCCGCAGAAGAAAAAAATTTATTTACACAGAGCATAACACACATAATAAGCGTCGAAAATGGTTTTTTTGGCTATTAGAAAAGTGGGTGTACGCTAGGTACAATACCATTATATGTATTAGTAAAGGAGTTGAAAAATCACTTCAAAATTGGATAGGGATAGCAACAAACACAAAGATCATTACTAATTTCGTTGACCTTGAAAAAATCGCTGGAATATCAAAGAAAAAAACAATGCTTCCAGATGTATCGAATAGTGTGCCACTTGTTATGGTTGGTAGTTTTTCTGAACAAAAAGATCAAGAAACATTGGTAAAGACCATCTCTGTATTGCCAGAGCAGTATCTATTATTATTGATAGGTGACGGTCCTAAGCGAGTGTTCGTGGAAGAACAAGTAGCCAAATTGAAATTAACACAGCGTGTTTTCTTTTTAGGTATTCAAAAAGATGTAATTTCCATCTTAAAACATTGTAAATACGGTATATTATCGTCAAATTGGGAGGGTTTCGGCATCGTAGCGTTAGAATATATGGCGTCAGGGCTTATAGCATTAGGCACAGATGTTAGTGGCTTAAATGAGGTTATACGAGTTAAAGAAAACCTGTTTACAGTTGGAAATCATCAACAATTAGCCAACAGAATAGTAGCTATTGAAACTAATGAAGGACTAACAAAGACAATAGAATCGAAGCAAAATAGTCTAATTTTAGATTTTGATATTGCTGCGTCAGTAAAACAACATTTAGAAGTTTATAAACTATCATAA
- a CDS encoding glycosyltransferase family 4 protein: MENQPTLDIVMLSTFNRDAGGRETWLYNFLPELAKLKYFNTIRLFGFKRPDQENFTEAIQQLDPKIEGRQQIFPILLEKEKSKLPTVFAMFKEFKKFVRLSNHVPNHVMAMGILELWMVLKLKRYNNVKKIVWLRSIFSHEKAYRIPKPIRSLFLKYEISMLKKAHVVLGNGDDIKNFYASHGIKVKVVKNGVAMARWALPEIPLKDTIHIAYVGRLSQVKGIEDYLSLIEKVKTGSRAKQFTFHIVGNNDSYAEQVDSLVQKGYVVNHNMIPNNDLPKFMEKIDVCVALTYASETGGGGGTSNAMMEQMAAGRIILAWNNRIFDQYLNTDNAYLAEQYNVTELESQLLAIIHDKTLAKQKAYKALKTIEPYSYSLNVAKFLAALK; encoded by the coding sequence AACTTGGCTTTATAACTTCCTTCCAGAACTTGCTAAACTCAAGTATTTTAATACAATACGATTGTTTGGGTTTAAAAGACCAGATCAAGAGAATTTTACAGAAGCGATTCAGCAATTAGACCCTAAAATTGAAGGTCGGCAACAGATATTTCCAATTCTTTTAGAAAAGGAAAAGTCGAAACTCCCTACAGTATTTGCGATGTTTAAGGAGTTCAAAAAATTTGTGAGACTTAGTAATCATGTTCCAAACCATGTTATGGCAATGGGCATTTTAGAACTATGGATGGTATTAAAGCTGAAACGTTATAACAATGTAAAAAAGATAGTTTGGTTGCGAAGTATTTTTTCTCATGAAAAGGCTTATAGAATTCCAAAACCTATTCGCAGTTTATTCTTAAAATACGAAATCAGCATGCTTAAAAAAGCCCATGTGGTTTTAGGTAATGGAGATGACATTAAGAATTTCTATGCTTCTCATGGTATCAAGGTAAAGGTAGTTAAGAATGGTGTAGCTATGGCTCGCTGGGCGCTGCCTGAAATACCTCTTAAAGACACCATTCACATTGCTTATGTTGGAAGGCTGAGTCAGGTGAAAGGAATTGAAGATTACTTATCACTAATAGAAAAAGTAAAAACAGGGAGTAGAGCAAAACAATTTACATTTCATATTGTGGGCAATAACGACAGCTATGCGGAGCAAGTTGATAGTTTAGTGCAAAAAGGATATGTTGTTAATCATAATATGATACCTAATAACGATTTGCCTAAATTTATGGAGAAAATCGATGTATGTGTCGCTTTGACCTATGCTTCTGAAACGGGCGGGGGTGGAGGAACCTCAAATGCCATGATGGAACAAATGGCGGCAGGTAGAATTATTTTAGCTTGGAATAATAGAATTTTTGATCAGTATTTAAACACAGACAATGCATATTTAGCTGAACAATACAATGTGACCGAATTAGAATCACAACTGTTGGCAATCATTCACGATAAAACGCTTGCAAAACAGAAAGCTTATAAGGCATTAAAGACTATTGAACCTTATAGTTATTCGCTCAATGTTGCTAAATTTTTGGCTGCTTTAAAATAA
- a CDS encoding polysaccharide biosynthesis protein, producing MNKSSKILSKLFVGDNKLRLLDQRYLPRWIVVLIDVLLCGLALAVSYFILSDTRIAFHDVLSVPEQMLVILAVNLTFFFVFKSYSGIIRHSTFIDIVKLAFTSISTAVIVLLGNEIFAALEDQKIFLTTFMLLYMFTSFTFMLFFRISVKESYTFLRNAAHSESKKKIAIIGIDDPTVSLAKAIVTESELPYTLVGFLTQNTSTKRVQILGKPVISSSNLSESLNKLEAEAVLLMSDSFSGREKNEIVESCLNAGVEILNVPNLQNWKKKEDISNQIKPLEIEDLLERSPIRLDDTVLANDLKGKTVLVTGGAGSIGSEIVQQLATFKPALVVILDQAESALHELELSLRLNYPDFNFITELADISNMYRLELMFKKYNFNIIYHAAAYKHVPLIERNPHEAIYVNLLGTINLCFQSVSNKIDRFVMVSTDKAVNPTNVMGASKRAAEMYVQALQQEPETTTKFITTRFGNVLGSNGSVIPHFKKQIAQGGPVTVTHKDIIRYFMTIPEACQLVMQAGTMGKGGEIYVFDMGEPVKIIDLAKRMIRLSGLEPYEDIDIKITGLRPGEKLYEELLNDTNVVLPTHHPKIMISSVPSVAFSEIKAKSEEIIRTATKRDDESVVALLKEIVPEFRSQNSTFERLDKPKNKALTKI from the coding sequence GTGAATAAATCTTCCAAAATATTAAGTAAACTCTTTGTTGGCGACAATAAATTACGGCTCTTAGACCAACGGTATTTACCACGTTGGATTGTTGTGTTAATTGATGTATTGTTATGCGGTTTGGCATTAGCTGTTTCTTATTTTATTTTGAGCGATACACGCATTGCCTTTCATGATGTTCTTTCCGTACCTGAGCAAATGCTTGTGATTTTGGCGGTGAATCTTACCTTCTTTTTTGTGTTTAAAAGCTATTCTGGCATTATTAGGCACTCCACATTTATAGATATCGTTAAACTTGCGTTTACGTCTATTTCAACCGCGGTAATTGTCCTTTTAGGAAATGAGATTTTTGCAGCATTAGAAGACCAAAAAATATTTCTAACGACCTTCATGTTGCTCTACATGTTCACTTCGTTTACATTTATGTTGTTCTTTAGAATTTCAGTAAAAGAAAGTTATACTTTTTTGCGAAATGCAGCACATAGCGAGAGCAAAAAGAAAATTGCCATCATAGGTATCGATGATCCTACCGTTTCTTTGGCAAAAGCAATAGTTACTGAAAGTGAATTACCTTATACCTTGGTAGGCTTTCTTACACAAAATACGAGTACAAAACGTGTGCAAATATTGGGGAAGCCCGTAATTTCTTCTTCTAATCTTTCTGAAAGTTTAAATAAGTTGGAGGCTGAGGCTGTATTATTAATGAGCGATTCGTTTTCTGGTCGGGAAAAAAATGAAATAGTTGAAAGCTGCTTGAACGCAGGAGTAGAGATTCTGAATGTACCCAACCTTCAAAACTGGAAAAAGAAGGAAGATATTAGTAACCAGATAAAACCTTTAGAAATTGAAGATTTATTAGAGCGTAGTCCAATTCGTCTTGACGACACCGTGTTGGCAAACGATTTAAAAGGTAAAACAGTACTCGTAACTGGTGGCGCGGGTTCTATTGGTAGTGAAATTGTACAGCAATTAGCTACCTTTAAGCCAGCTTTAGTCGTGATTTTAGATCAGGCAGAGTCTGCCTTGCATGAGTTAGAGTTGTCTTTACGCCTAAACTATCCAGACTTTAATTTTATTACAGAACTGGCAGACATTAGTAATATGTATCGTCTTGAACTTATGTTCAAGAAATACAATTTTAATATTATATATCATGCTGCGGCATACAAACATGTTCCGCTTATTGAAAGAAATCCGCATGAAGCTATTTACGTTAATTTATTAGGAACTATTAACCTTTGTTTTCAATCAGTTTCTAACAAAATTGATCGCTTCGTAATGGTTTCTACAGACAAAGCTGTGAACCCTACAAACGTAATGGGTGCCTCTAAGCGCGCAGCCGAAATGTACGTGCAGGCACTTCAACAGGAACCAGAAACTACAACTAAGTTTATTACCACAAGATTTGGAAATGTGTTAGGTTCTAATGGTTCTGTAATACCTCATTTTAAAAAGCAAATTGCGCAAGGAGGTCCGGTAACAGTAACGCATAAAGATATCATTAGATATTTTATGACCATACCAGAAGCTTGCCAACTAGTAATGCAAGCAGGTACTATGGGAAAAGGAGGTGAGATCTACGTTTTTGATATGGGAGAGCCAGTTAAAATTATAGATCTAGCCAAACGTATGATTCGTTTATCGGGACTGGAACCTTATGAAGATATAGACATAAAAATTACAGGACTGCGCCCTGGGGAGAAGCTGTACGAGGAGTTACTAAACGATACCAATGTGGTATTACCAACACACCATCCTAAGATTATGATTTCGAGTGTTCCTTCGGTTGCATTTTCTGAGATTAAGGCGAAATCTGAAGAAATCATTAGAACAGCTACAAAGCGTGATGACGAAAGCGTGGTTGCTTTGCTAAAGGAGATAGTTCCAGAATTTAGAAGTCAGAATTCAACTTTTGAAAGGCTAGATAAGCCAAAAAATAAAGCGCTAACAAAAATATAG
- a CDS encoding sugar transferase, whose translation MYKNFIKPFLDIVTAAFAFLLLLPVFIMTMLVLAIVNKGNPFFVQRRPGKGERIFSIYKFRTMSNAKDAEGKLLPDAVRLTPIGKLVRATSIDEIPQLLNVILGQMSIVGPRPLLPQYLPLYTEKQRRRHEVKPGITGWAQVNGRNAISWEKKFEMDVFYVERINFALDMKILVLTFLKVVARKDINTEGTATTEPFKGTQE comes from the coding sequence GTGTATAAAAATTTTATAAAACCTTTCCTAGATATAGTAACAGCTGCCTTTGCGTTTTTGTTACTTCTGCCTGTCTTTATAATGACGATGCTAGTGTTAGCTATTGTTAATAAGGGAAATCCGTTTTTTGTGCAACGTAGACCAGGAAAAGGAGAACGTATTTTTTCAATTTACAAATTTAGAACGATGTCTAATGCAAAAGATGCAGAAGGTAAATTACTTCCAGATGCCGTTCGATTAACACCTATCGGGAAACTTGTACGCGCAACTTCAATAGACGAAATACCGCAACTACTAAATGTTATTTTAGGACAAATGAGCATTGTTGGTCCTAGACCCTTACTACCTCAATACCTGCCTCTATACACCGAAAAACAACGTAGACGACATGAGGTAAAGCCTGGAATTACGGGATGGGCTCAAGTAAATGGACGTAACGCAATTTCGTGGGAAAAAAAGTTCGAAATGGATGTCTTCTACGTAGAAAGAATTAATTTTGCGCTAGATATGAAAATTTTAGTACTAACCTTTTTAAAAGTAGTTGCAAGAAAAGATATAAACACTGAAGGAACAGCAACTACAGAACCTTTTAAAGGCACACAAGAATGA